Proteins from one Nerophis lumbriciformis linkage group LG16, RoL_Nlum_v2.1, whole genome shotgun sequence genomic window:
- the pcgf1 gene encoding polycomb group RING finger protein 1 isoform X1: protein MAEQGPMAIAMRLRKQLQTVYKLDPLRNEEEVKLKIKDLNEHIVCYLCAGYFIDATTITECLHTFCKSCIVKYLQTSKYCPMCNIKIHETQPLLNLKLDRVMQDIVYKLVPGLQESEDKRIKEFYQSRGLERVLQPAGDDCVSDSSSLPYTSFDHAKAHFYRYDEQVSLCLQRLSSSLAGKDKSKVVLQQKFVRCSVRAEVRHLRKVLCHRLNVEKHQVQMLFNNESLPDHMTMKRLWLSHWFGKAQPLVLHYTIKEKRSR, encoded by the exons ATGGCGGAACAAGGTCCGATGGCCATAGCGATGCGGCTCAGGAAGCAGCTGCAGACCGTCTACAAGCTGGACCCGCTGCGGAACGAG GAGGAGGTGAAGTTGAAGATCAAAGACCTGAACGAGCACATCGTGTGTTACCTTTGTGCGGGCTACTTCATCGACGCCACCACCATCACGGAGTGTCTGCACACAT TCTGCAAGAGCTGCATCGTCAAGTACCTGCAGACCAGCAAGTACTGTCCCATGTGCAACATCAAGATCCACGAGACGCAGCCTCTGCTCAACCTCAAGCTGGACCGCGTCATGCAGGACATCGTCTACAAGCTGGTGCCGGGCCTCCAAGAAA GTGAGGACAAGCGAATCAAAGAGTTCTATCAGTCTCGGGGTTTGGAGAGAGTTCTTCAGCCTGCAGGTGATG ACTGCGTGTCAGACTCCTCATCTTTACCGTACACCAGCTTCGATCacgccaaggcacatttttacaGATACGATGAGCAGGTCTCGCTGTGTTTACAAAGACTAAG TTCATCGCTGGCTGGGAAAGATAAAAGCAAAGTAGTTCTACAG CAGAAGTTTGTGCGTTGTTCGGTGCGAGCGGAGGTGCGACATTTACGTAAAGTACTTTGTCATCGACTCAACGTGGAAAAACATCAG gtgcagATGTTGTTCAACAATGAGTCTTTGCCTGATCACATGACCATGAAAAGATTATGGCTGTCACACTGGTTTGGAAAG GCGCAGCCCTTAGTGCTTCACTACACCATCAAGGAGAAGCGCAGCAGATAG
- the pcgf1 gene encoding polycomb group RING finger protein 1 isoform X2, whose amino-acid sequence MAEQGPMAIAMRLRKQLQTVYKLDPLRNEEEVKLKIKDLNEHIVCYLCAGYFIDATTITECLHTFCKSCIVKYLQTSKYCPMCNIKIHETQPLLNLKLDRVMQDIVYKLVPGLQESEDKRIKEFYQSRGLERVLQPAGDDCVSDSSSLPYTSFDHAKAHFYRYDEQVSLCLQRLSSSLAGKDKSKVVLQKFVRCSVRAEVRHLRKVLCHRLNVEKHQVQMLFNNESLPDHMTMKRLWLSHWFGKAQPLVLHYTIKEKRSR is encoded by the exons ATGGCGGAACAAGGTCCGATGGCCATAGCGATGCGGCTCAGGAAGCAGCTGCAGACCGTCTACAAGCTGGACCCGCTGCGGAACGAG GAGGAGGTGAAGTTGAAGATCAAAGACCTGAACGAGCACATCGTGTGTTACCTTTGTGCGGGCTACTTCATCGACGCCACCACCATCACGGAGTGTCTGCACACAT TCTGCAAGAGCTGCATCGTCAAGTACCTGCAGACCAGCAAGTACTGTCCCATGTGCAACATCAAGATCCACGAGACGCAGCCTCTGCTCAACCTCAAGCTGGACCGCGTCATGCAGGACATCGTCTACAAGCTGGTGCCGGGCCTCCAAGAAA GTGAGGACAAGCGAATCAAAGAGTTCTATCAGTCTCGGGGTTTGGAGAGAGTTCTTCAGCCTGCAGGTGATG ACTGCGTGTCAGACTCCTCATCTTTACCGTACACCAGCTTCGATCacgccaaggcacatttttacaGATACGATGAGCAGGTCTCGCTGTGTTTACAAAGACTAAG TTCATCGCTGGCTGGGAAAGATAAAAGCAAAGTAGTTCTACAG AAGTTTGTGCGTTGTTCGGTGCGAGCGGAGGTGCGACATTTACGTAAAGTACTTTGTCATCGACTCAACGTGGAAAAACATCAG gtgcagATGTTGTTCAACAATGAGTCTTTGCCTGATCACATGACCATGAAAAGATTATGGCTGTCACACTGGTTTGGAAAG GCGCAGCCCTTAGTGCTTCACTACACCATCAAGGAGAAGCGCAGCAGATAG